A single window of Rhodococcus jostii RHA1 DNA harbors:
- a CDS encoding MarR family winged helix-turn-helix transcriptional regulator yields MTDDAAPVPVEVPDSLDFWSFIELANRRLSTEYGSTHELATQVLLTLNRASNVVTYDLESSIHRPRGLSWSAFRLMFVTWLAGPVESKTAAKLTGMSRAAVSNLTKTLVSGGLMERTPDERDGRSVQLSLTEKGRSEIGEIYREQNEREHAWASVLTEPEQRILVMLLDKLITNRSQFDVRGRN; encoded by the coding sequence ATGACCGATGACGCAGCGCCGGTGCCCGTCGAGGTACCGGACAGCCTCGACTTCTGGTCGTTCATCGAACTGGCGAACCGGCGCCTGAGCACGGAATACGGCTCGACGCACGAACTCGCCACCCAAGTCCTCCTGACGTTGAACCGCGCGTCGAACGTGGTGACGTACGACCTGGAGTCGTCGATCCACCGCCCGCGCGGCCTGTCGTGGTCGGCGTTCCGGCTGATGTTCGTGACGTGGCTGGCCGGACCCGTCGAGTCGAAGACGGCGGCCAAGCTCACCGGCATGAGCAGGGCGGCCGTCTCGAATCTGACGAAGACGCTGGTCAGTGGTGGTCTGATGGAGCGGACCCCGGACGAGCGGGACGGCCGGTCCGTCCAGTTGTCGCTCACCGAGAAGGGCCGGAGCGAGATCGGTGAGATCTACCGTGAGCAGAACGAGCGGGAACATGCCTGGGCGAGTGTTCTCACCGAGCCGGAGCAGCGCATTCTCGTCATGCTGCTGGACAAGCTGATCACCAACCGCAGCCAGTTCGACGTCCGCGGGCGAAACTGA
- the fahA gene encoding fumarylacetoacetase → MTVLDIPADSLFGIENLPYGVFSTADSAPRVGVRVGDSVVDLAAALGDDVFAQPTLNAFMAQGRARWTEVRRQITELVQGDVADTAVFAVDDVTMHLPVAVADYVDFYASENHATNLGRLFRPDSEPLMPNWKHLPVGYHGRSSTVIVSGTDVIRPCGQRKTPDQDAPDFGPSRRLDIEAEMGFLVGVPTKLGETITPDQFAEHVFGAVVVNDWSARDIQAWEYVPLGPFLGKSFATSISPWVVPLDALEAARIDTPAQDPQPLPYLRGEEKWGLDIDLAVEWNGHVVSRPPYAQMYWSPAQMLAHTTVNGAAASTGDLFASGTISGPEKDQRGAFIELTWGGQEPVVVGDEKRTFLEDGDEIAISATAPGPNGIRIGFGEVRARVVGSSHD, encoded by the coding sequence ATGACCGTCCTCGACATCCCCGCAGATTCCCTCTTCGGAATCGAGAACCTGCCGTACGGCGTGTTCTCGACGGCCGACTCGGCCCCACGGGTCGGAGTGCGGGTGGGAGATTCCGTCGTGGATCTCGCCGCCGCACTGGGTGACGACGTTTTCGCGCAGCCCACCCTCAACGCCTTCATGGCGCAGGGCCGGGCCCGCTGGACCGAGGTCCGCAGGCAGATCACCGAACTCGTGCAGGGCGATGTCGCCGACACCGCGGTGTTCGCGGTCGACGACGTCACGATGCATTTGCCGGTGGCCGTCGCCGACTACGTCGACTTCTACGCCTCCGAGAATCACGCCACCAACCTCGGACGACTGTTCCGCCCCGACTCCGAGCCGCTGATGCCCAACTGGAAGCACCTGCCGGTCGGATACCACGGTCGGTCGAGCACCGTCATCGTGTCGGGCACCGACGTGATCCGGCCCTGCGGGCAGCGCAAGACCCCGGACCAGGACGCCCCCGACTTCGGGCCGTCCCGCCGCCTCGACATCGAGGCCGAGATGGGCTTCCTCGTCGGCGTCCCGACGAAGCTGGGGGAGACCATCACCCCGGATCAGTTCGCGGAGCACGTGTTCGGTGCGGTCGTCGTGAACGACTGGTCCGCCCGCGACATCCAGGCCTGGGAGTACGTGCCGCTCGGTCCGTTCCTCGGGAAGAGCTTCGCGACGTCCATCTCGCCGTGGGTGGTTCCCCTCGACGCGCTCGAGGCGGCCCGCATCGACACCCCGGCGCAGGATCCGCAGCCGTTGCCGTACCTGCGCGGCGAGGAGAAGTGGGGCCTCGACATCGACCTGGCCGTCGAGTGGAACGGACACGTCGTGTCGCGTCCGCCGTACGCGCAGATGTACTGGTCGCCGGCGCAGATGCTCGCGCACACCACGGTCAACGGCGCCGCCGCCAGCACGGGCGACCTGTTCGCGTCGGGCACCATTTCCGGACCGGAGAAGGATCAGCGCGGTGCGTTCATCGAGTTGACCTGGGGTGGACAGGAACCCGTTGTCGTGGGGGACGAGAAGCGCACGTTCCTCGAGGACGGCGACGAGATCGCCATCTCCGCCACCGCACCGGGCCCGAACGGCATCCGCATCGGCTTCGGTGAGGTGCGGGCCCGGGTGGTAGGCAGTAGTCATGACTGA
- a CDS encoding acyl-CoA dehydrogenase family protein, with amino-acid sequence MSDPQSLTQLFALDSLLDTEEIAIRDTVRRFSDEKIRPHIGEWFEAAALPVRELAEGLGELGVLGMHLEGYGCAGMSATAYGLACLELEAVDSGIRSLVSVQGSLAMYAIHHYGSEDQKQEWLPRMAAGKAIGCFGLTEPDFGSNPAGMRTGAKRDGDDWILNGTKMWITNGSVADVAVVWARTDDGIRGFVVPTDTPGFSAPEIKHKMSLRASVTSELVLEDVRLPESAMLPEAKGLSGPLGCLNEARFGIIFGAMGAARDCLESAISYAQDRQVFDKSLAAYQITQVKIADMALEVGKGHLLAYHLGRLKDRGVARPEQVSTGKLNNVREAIAIARECRTILGANGITLEYPVIRHANNLESVLTYEGTSEVHQLVIGKALTGEAAFR; translated from the coding sequence ATGTCCGACCCGCAGTCCCTGACCCAGCTGTTCGCCCTCGACTCGCTGCTCGACACCGAGGAGATCGCGATCCGCGACACCGTGCGCCGATTCTCGGACGAGAAGATCCGGCCCCACATCGGCGAATGGTTCGAAGCAGCGGCACTGCCGGTGCGTGAGCTGGCGGAAGGACTGGGCGAACTCGGCGTGCTCGGCATGCACCTCGAGGGATACGGCTGCGCCGGCATGAGCGCCACCGCCTACGGCCTGGCCTGCCTCGAGCTCGAGGCCGTCGACTCCGGAATCCGCAGCCTCGTGTCCGTCCAGGGTTCGCTGGCCATGTACGCGATCCACCACTACGGCAGCGAAGACCAGAAGCAGGAATGGCTGCCCCGCATGGCCGCCGGCAAGGCGATCGGCTGCTTCGGACTGACCGAGCCCGACTTCGGCTCCAACCCCGCAGGCATGCGCACGGGCGCCAAGCGGGACGGTGACGACTGGATCCTCAACGGCACCAAGATGTGGATCACCAACGGATCCGTCGCCGACGTCGCGGTCGTGTGGGCCCGCACCGACGACGGCATCCGCGGATTCGTCGTGCCCACCGACACCCCCGGCTTCTCGGCGCCCGAGATCAAGCACAAGATGTCGCTGCGGGCGTCCGTCACCTCGGAGCTCGTGCTCGAGGACGTGAGGCTGCCCGAATCCGCGATGCTGCCGGAGGCCAAGGGACTGTCCGGTCCGCTCGGCTGCCTCAACGAGGCCCGGTTCGGCATCATCTTCGGTGCGATGGGCGCCGCCCGCGACTGCCTGGAATCCGCAATCTCCTACGCGCAGGACCGTCAGGTCTTCGACAAGTCGCTCGCCGCCTACCAGATCACGCAGGTCAAGATCGCCGACATGGCCCTCGAGGTCGGCAAGGGCCACCTGCTGGCGTACCACCTCGGACGTCTCAAGGATCGCGGCGTGGCACGTCCCGAGCAGGTCAGCACGGGCAAGCTGAACAACGTCCGCGAGGCCATCGCCATCGCCCGCGAGTGCCGCACCATCCTCGGTGCCAACGGAATCACGCTGGAATACCCCGTGATCCGCCACGCCAACAACCTCGAGTCCGTGCTCACCTACGAGGGAACGTCCGAGGTCCACCAGCTCGTGATCGGCAAGGCGCTGACGGGCGAGGCAGCATTCCGGTGA
- a CDS encoding MFS transporter has translation MSTTSTGERRVIGNVLKGSVGNLIEWYDWYVYAAFSVYFAKEFFPEGDTTAQLLSTAAVFAVGFLMRPIGGWIMGRYADRRGRRSALTLSVTVMAAGSLVIAVTPSYASIGLVAPVLLVIARMLQGLSVGGEYATSATYLAEVASPGRRGFYSSFQYVTLVAGQLIALGVQIILQLTLPAEAMQAWGWRIPFLIGAAGAVAVMWLRRTMDESEAFTDEVEAKRDADTSDGGPKEGSLRMLLQYPRECLLVCALTLGGCVAFYTYTTYMQKYMINTSGISKDTVAWINFAALLVFIVLQPIGGALSDRIGRRKLLIFFGIGGTVLTVPLMTVLGTTTNPLVAFALMMLGLIVVTGYTSVNAIVKTELFPTKVRALGVGLPYALTLAIFGGTVETVALALKRAGHESLFFYYVTGCIAISLVVYFFMRETSDGSPLDRTTSREDTPDDDVELVDSRS, from the coding sequence GTGAGCACGACATCGACGGGTGAGCGCCGAGTCATCGGCAATGTTTTGAAAGGTTCGGTCGGCAACCTGATCGAATGGTACGACTGGTACGTCTACGCGGCGTTCAGTGTGTACTTCGCGAAGGAGTTCTTCCCGGAAGGCGACACCACCGCCCAGCTGCTTTCCACGGCAGCCGTTTTCGCGGTCGGATTCCTCATGCGGCCGATCGGCGGCTGGATCATGGGACGGTACGCCGACCGCCGCGGTCGCCGATCGGCGCTCACCCTGTCGGTGACCGTGATGGCGGCGGGTTCGCTCGTCATCGCGGTCACGCCGTCCTACGCGAGCATCGGGCTAGTGGCACCGGTCCTGCTGGTGATCGCCCGGATGCTGCAGGGACTGTCGGTCGGCGGCGAGTACGCCACCAGCGCCACGTACCTGGCCGAGGTCGCGTCGCCGGGCAGGCGCGGGTTCTACTCGAGCTTCCAGTACGTCACGCTCGTCGCCGGACAGCTGATTGCACTGGGTGTGCAGATCATCCTGCAGCTGACGCTGCCTGCGGAGGCCATGCAGGCGTGGGGCTGGCGGATTCCGTTCCTGATCGGCGCGGCCGGTGCCGTCGCGGTGATGTGGCTCCGTCGCACGATGGACGAGTCGGAGGCGTTCACCGACGAGGTGGAGGCGAAGCGTGACGCAGACACTTCGGACGGTGGGCCGAAGGAAGGTTCGCTCCGGATGCTGCTGCAGTACCCCCGCGAGTGCCTGCTGGTGTGCGCCCTGACGCTCGGTGGTTGCGTGGCGTTCTACACGTACACCACGTACATGCAGAAGTACATGATCAATACGTCCGGCATCTCCAAGGACACGGTGGCGTGGATCAACTTCGCGGCCCTGCTGGTGTTCATCGTGTTGCAGCCGATCGGCGGCGCACTGTCCGACCGCATCGGTCGCCGGAAGCTGCTCATCTTCTTCGGGATCGGCGGAACCGTCCTCACCGTGCCCCTGATGACGGTGCTCGGGACCACGACGAACCCCCTGGTGGCCTTCGCGCTGATGATGCTGGGACTGATCGTCGTCACCGGGTACACGTCGGTGAACGCGATCGTGAAGACCGAGCTGTTCCCGACGAAGGTTCGCGCACTCGGCGTCGGGCTGCCGTACGCCCTCACGCTGGCGATCTTCGGCGGAACGGTCGAGACCGTCGCCCTCGCCCTGAAGCGGGCCGGCCACGAATCGCTATTCTTCTACTACGTGACCGGGTGTATCGCCATCTCGCTCGTCGTCTACTTCTTCATGCGTGAGACGTCGGACGGTTCGCCGCTCGACCGGACGACCAGCCGGGAGGACACCCCGGACGACGACGTCGAACTGGTCGACTCACGGAGCTGA
- a CDS encoding enoyl-CoA hydratase: MTENFVETTAEPDTGVAFLTLNRPEQRNPLSSEAMRDVTAALRKLGDDDTTRVVVIRAAGPVFSAGHDLKEMIGRTLEDEQAIFDTCVEMMQTVQDIPQPVIASVQGAAVAAGCQLAASCDLVVASSNAVFGTPGVKIGLFCSTPMVALSRAIGRKRALQMLLTGETIGAETAADWGLVNLVVAPEELDAQTRALAAKITKASPLTVKIGKQAFYRQIELPQDEAYAAMAETMATNAITCDAQEGMQAFVEKRTPQWQGK, encoded by the coding sequence ATGACTGAGAACTTCGTCGAGACCACTGCCGAGCCGGACACCGGCGTCGCGTTCCTCACCCTGAACCGCCCCGAGCAGCGCAATCCGCTGTCGTCCGAGGCCATGCGGGACGTCACCGCGGCGCTGCGGAAGCTGGGCGACGACGACACCACCCGCGTCGTCGTCATCAGGGCTGCAGGACCGGTGTTCTCCGCGGGCCACGACCTGAAGGAGATGATCGGCCGCACACTCGAGGACGAGCAGGCCATCTTCGACACCTGTGTGGAGATGATGCAGACCGTGCAGGACATTCCCCAACCGGTCATCGCGTCCGTCCAGGGTGCGGCCGTCGCGGCGGGCTGTCAGCTCGCGGCGTCCTGCGACCTCGTCGTCGCGTCGTCGAACGCCGTGTTCGGGACGCCGGGGGTGAAGATCGGACTGTTCTGCTCCACCCCGATGGTGGCCCTCAGCCGCGCGATCGGGCGTAAGCGCGCCCTGCAGATGCTGCTCACCGGGGAGACGATCGGGGCGGAGACGGCCGCGGACTGGGGGCTGGTGAACCTGGTCGTCGCACCCGAGGAGCTCGATGCGCAGACCCGGGCTCTCGCCGCGAAGATCACGAAGGCCAGCCCGCTCACGGTGAAGATCGGCAAGCAGGCGTTCTACCGGCAGATCGAGCTCCCTCAGGACGAGGCCTACGCGGCGATGGCGGAGACGATGGCCACCAACGCGATCACGTGCGACGCCCAGGAGGGCATGCAGGCGTTCGTCGAGAAGCGCACTCCGCAATGGCAGGGAAAATAG
- a CDS encoding CaiB/BaiF CoA transferase family protein, giving the protein MSRSLESAGSASLDGLLIADFGRVLAGPYATMLLADLGADVVKIERAGVGDDTRQWGPPWVGDESTYFQSVNRNKRSFAWDLRDPADLQQARELAARADVVVENFLPGTMDRLGLGYDAVREINPDVVYCSVTGFGGENNLPGYDLLIQAVGGLMSITGPEPGVPTKVGVAVVDIITGLHAAVGILAALRHRDRTGEGQRVEVNLLSSLLSALANQTSGYVGAGVVPQAMGNRHPSIAPYEVFRTGDRPLVLAVGNNRQFASLVEVLGVPELADDERYATNTQRVAHPEQLVRDITAALSAGSADEWFEKLTAQGVPCGPLNDIADAVALAERLGLNPVVEIDDPRRDRPVRQVANPIRLSATPASYRSAPPRLGEDTPAVSTC; this is encoded by the coding sequence GTGAGCAGGTCACTCGAGTCGGCCGGGAGTGCATCCCTGGACGGCCTGCTGATCGCCGACTTCGGACGGGTGCTCGCCGGGCCGTACGCCACGATGCTGCTTGCCGACCTCGGTGCCGACGTCGTCAAGATCGAGCGCGCCGGCGTCGGCGACGACACCCGGCAGTGGGGGCCGCCGTGGGTGGGCGACGAATCCACCTACTTCCAGTCCGTCAACCGCAACAAGCGGTCCTTCGCCTGGGATCTGCGCGACCCCGCCGACCTGCAGCAGGCGCGGGAACTGGCCGCCCGGGCGGACGTGGTGGTGGAGAACTTCCTTCCCGGCACGATGGACCGGCTCGGGCTCGGCTACGACGCCGTGCGGGAGATCAATCCCGACGTCGTCTACTGCTCCGTGACCGGGTTCGGCGGCGAGAACAACCTGCCCGGGTACGACCTGCTCATCCAGGCCGTCGGCGGGTTGATGAGCATCACCGGTCCCGAACCCGGCGTTCCGACGAAGGTCGGGGTGGCCGTCGTCGACATCATCACCGGACTGCACGCCGCGGTCGGGATCCTGGCGGCGCTGCGCCACCGCGATCGCACCGGGGAGGGGCAGCGGGTCGAGGTGAACCTGCTGTCGTCGCTGCTGTCCGCCCTCGCGAACCAGACGTCGGGGTACGTGGGCGCCGGTGTCGTCCCGCAGGCGATGGGCAACCGGCACCCCAGCATCGCGCCGTACGAGGTCTTCCGGACCGGCGACCGGCCGCTGGTGCTGGCGGTGGGCAACAACCGTCAGTTCGCCTCTCTCGTCGAGGTTCTCGGTGTGCCCGAACTCGCCGACGACGAGCGGTACGCGACCAACACGCAACGGGTGGCGCACCCCGAGCAACTGGTCCGGGACATCACCGCGGCGCTGTCCGCGGGCTCGGCGGACGAGTGGTTCGAGAAGCTGACCGCACAGGGTGTCCCGTGCGGTCCGCTCAACGACATCGCCGACGCGGTGGCGCTCGCCGAGCGCCTCGGGCTGAATCCGGTGGTCGAGATCGACGATCCCCGCAGGGACCGGCCCGTGCGTCAGGTGGCGAATCCGATCCGGCTCAGCGCCACCCCGGCGAGCTACCGCAGCGCGCCGCCGCGGCTCGGCGAGGACACCCCAGCCGTGAGTACTTGTTAA
- a CDS encoding LacI family DNA-binding transcriptional regulator — translation MNQPDRPTRTSGRPPTLREIAERAGVHVSTASRVLRQPEPADGWSEAALRVREVAVELGYQPNLWAASLRTRKTTTLGVVMPRLTDGVVATMFQGIEETATQAGYSVLLSSPPDDLDAQRRAIEFLVSRQVDGLLLSSLHSPGREFVDSLSVGALPMLQLNRHADVGLPFVSGDDHRGGYLAGRHLLDRGFTELAVITGPDHASTSRDRLAGFRAALAENGIELRPDRVVRSDFDVSGGVAAATVLLESDSPPEAIFTVSDTIAIGVLGVARDLGLRIPDDLALVGYNDIPVVAQLPVPLTTVRSPARLIGATGVRHLLSIIAGNDVESVKLPVELIERASTGK, via the coding sequence GTGAACCAGCCGGACCGCCCGACACGCACCTCCGGGCGTCCGCCTACCCTCCGCGAGATCGCCGAACGCGCCGGCGTCCACGTGTCGACGGCATCCCGGGTGCTCCGCCAGCCCGAACCCGCCGACGGCTGGTCCGAGGCCGCGCTGCGGGTGCGCGAGGTGGCGGTGGAACTCGGCTACCAGCCCAACCTGTGGGCCGCGAGCCTGCGGACACGCAAGACCACCACCCTCGGCGTGGTAATGCCGCGACTCACCGACGGCGTGGTCGCGACGATGTTCCAGGGCATCGAGGAGACGGCCACGCAGGCCGGCTACTCGGTGCTGCTGTCGAGCCCACCCGACGACCTCGACGCCCAGCGCCGCGCCATCGAGTTCCTCGTCAGCAGGCAGGTGGACGGCCTGCTGCTCAGCAGCCTGCACAGTCCCGGCCGCGAATTCGTCGACTCACTGTCGGTGGGGGCTTTGCCGATGCTGCAGCTCAACCGGCACGCCGACGTCGGTCTGCCGTTCGTGTCGGGCGACGACCACCGGGGCGGCTACCTCGCCGGACGCCATCTCCTCGACCGCGGGTTCACCGAGCTCGCCGTCATCACAGGGCCCGACCATGCGAGCACCTCCCGCGACCGCCTCGCCGGATTCCGCGCCGCACTGGCCGAGAACGGCATCGAACTCCGCCCGGATCGCGTCGTCCGCTCCGACTTCGACGTGTCCGGCGGTGTCGCCGCGGCAACCGTTCTCCTCGAGTCGGATTCGCCTCCCGAGGCGATCTTCACCGTCAGCGACACCATCGCGATCGGCGTCCTCGGCGTCGCCCGGGACCTCGGACTGCGGATCCCCGACGACCTCGCACTCGTCGGATACAACGACATTCCGGTGGTCGCCCAACTTCCGGTGCCGCTGACGACCGTCCGGTCACCCGCGCGCCTGATCGGCGCGACGGGTGTGCGTCATCTCCTGTCGATCATCGCGGGCAACGACGTGGAATCGGTGAAGCTCCCGGTCGAGCTGATCGAGCGGGCATCGACCGGAAAGTAA
- a CDS encoding homogentisate 1,2-dioxygenase has product MAFYRHVGNIPPKRHTQHRDDNGQLYFEELMGEEGFSSDSSLLYHRHIPSAIVDATVWELPDQSTTPNHPLKPRHLKLHDLFPDTVWADTDVVTGRRLILGNADVRISYVVAAKESPLYRNAIGDEMVYVESGAATVETVFGALEAKQGDYVLIPMSTTHRWIPQGPEPLRAYAMEANSHIVPPKRYLSRFGQLLENAPYCERDLHGPSDTLQVEGTDVEVLVKHRTSHGIVGTRMVYPHHPFDVVGWDGCLYPYTFNISDYEPITGRVHQPPPAHQAFEGNNFVICNFVPRKVDYHPLSIPVPYYHSNVDSDEIMFYVGGDYEARKGSGIGQGSISIHPGGHAHGPQPGAYERSIGAEFFDELAVMVDTFRPLELGEGAVACEDSGYAWTWAGRGPTQ; this is encoded by the coding sequence ATGGCGTTCTATCGGCACGTGGGCAACATCCCGCCCAAGCGGCACACCCAGCACCGTGACGACAACGGTCAGCTCTACTTCGAGGAATTGATGGGAGAAGAGGGCTTCTCCTCCGACTCCTCACTGCTCTACCACCGCCACATCCCGTCGGCGATCGTCGATGCCACCGTGTGGGAGCTGCCCGACCAGAGCACGACTCCCAATCATCCGCTCAAGCCGCGCCACCTGAAGTTGCACGACCTGTTCCCGGACACGGTCTGGGCCGACACCGACGTGGTCACCGGACGCCGGCTGATTCTCGGCAACGCGGACGTCCGCATCTCCTACGTGGTCGCCGCCAAGGAGTCGCCGCTGTACCGCAACGCGATCGGCGACGAGATGGTCTACGTCGAATCCGGTGCCGCCACCGTCGAAACCGTGTTCGGCGCGCTCGAGGCGAAACAGGGCGACTACGTCCTCATTCCGATGTCGACCACCCACCGTTGGATCCCGCAGGGACCGGAACCGTTGCGCGCCTATGCGATGGAGGCCAACAGTCACATCGTCCCGCCGAAGCGCTATCTGTCCCGGTTCGGTCAGCTGCTCGAGAACGCACCCTACTGCGAGCGCGACCTGCACGGGCCGTCCGACACGCTGCAGGTCGAGGGCACCGACGTGGAGGTGCTCGTCAAGCACCGGACGTCGCACGGAATCGTCGGCACGCGAATGGTGTACCCGCACCACCCCTTCGACGTCGTGGGTTGGGACGGGTGCCTCTACCCCTACACGTTCAACATCTCCGACTACGAACCCATCACCGGGCGAGTGCACCAGCCGCCGCCGGCCCATCAAGCGTTCGAGGGCAACAACTTCGTCATCTGCAACTTCGTGCCCCGCAAGGTCGACTACCACCCGCTGTCGATTCCGGTGCCGTACTACCACTCGAACGTCGACTCCGACGAGATCATGTTCTACGTCGGCGGAGACTACGAGGCGCGCAAGGGGTCCGGCATCGGCCAGGGTTCGATCTCGATTCACCCCGGCGGCCATGCGCACGGTCCGCAGCCGGGTGCGTACGAACGCAGCATCGGGGCGGAGTTCTTCGACGAGCTCGCCGTCATGGTCGACACGTTCCGCCCGCTCGAACTCGGCGAGGGCGCCGTGGCGTGCGAGGACTCGGGCTACGCGTGGACGTGGGCAGGGCGGGGGCCGACGCAGTGA
- a CDS encoding acyl-CoA synthetase, with protein sequence MSLDARTDTVDGVLRRSAAKFPDRRALTFEDRAWTYRELDDAVSRAAAYLRSLGLSAGERVAAYGTNSDAYTIGFLACARAGLVHVPVNYALEGDELTYLVSQSGSAAVLVDPALTGTLDSVRGALDLRHVVPLRDAEDSLLAHSGSGDVPVLAEPVAATDLAQLLYTSGTTSKPKGAMMTHGGLVHEYVSSVIALALSDGDNPLICMPLYHSAGMHVFMMPYLSVGASVNLMQTPDIPEILRRIEADRIGSLFLAPTVWVPLAGHPDLETRDLSSLKKAQYGASIMPVTVLNRLRERYPDLGFYNCFGQSEIGPLATVLQPEEHEDRPSSCGKAVFFVETRVVDPDGNDVPDGTPGEVLYRSPQLCLGYWDNPDATAEAFRDGWFHSGDLVTRDPEGYITVVDRIKDVINTGGILVASREVEDAVYTHPDVAEVAVIGTPDDKWIEAITAVVVLREDAAGVTPDGLIAHVKERIAPFKVPKQVVFVDELPRNQSGKLLKRELRATL encoded by the coding sequence ATGAGTCTGGATGCGCGTACCGACACCGTCGACGGAGTGCTGCGGCGCTCGGCCGCCAAGTTCCCCGACCGCAGGGCGCTGACCTTCGAGGACCGCGCGTGGACGTACCGTGAACTCGACGACGCGGTGAGCCGGGCGGCCGCCTACCTGCGGTCGCTCGGACTGTCGGCCGGTGAGCGCGTCGCCGCGTACGGCACCAACTCGGACGCGTACACGATCGGGTTCCTGGCCTGCGCGCGTGCGGGTCTCGTGCACGTGCCCGTCAACTATGCGCTCGAGGGCGACGAGCTGACCTATCTGGTGTCGCAGTCCGGGAGCGCCGCCGTGCTGGTCGATCCGGCGCTGACGGGCACGCTCGACTCGGTCCGCGGCGCCCTCGATCTGCGCCACGTGGTTCCCCTTCGCGACGCCGAGGATTCGCTGCTCGCCCACAGCGGCTCCGGCGACGTCCCCGTGCTCGCGGAGCCGGTCGCGGCCACCGACCTGGCACAGTTGCTGTACACGTCCGGGACGACGTCGAAGCCGAAGGGCGCCATGATGACTCACGGCGGGCTCGTGCACGAGTACGTGTCTTCCGTGATCGCCCTCGCACTGAGCGACGGCGACAATCCGCTGATCTGCATGCCCCTGTACCACTCGGCGGGCATGCACGTCTTCATGATGCCGTACCTGTCGGTGGGCGCCTCGGTGAATCTGATGCAGACCCCGGACATTCCGGAGATTCTGCGCCGCATCGAGGCGGATCGCATCGGCTCGCTGTTCCTGGCGCCGACGGTGTGGGTGCCGCTCGCCGGACATCCGGATCTCGAGACCCGCGACCTGTCGTCGCTGAAGAAGGCGCAGTACGGCGCGTCGATCATGCCGGTGACGGTGCTGAACAGGTTGCGCGAACGCTACCCCGACCTCGGCTTCTACAACTGCTTCGGACAGTCCGAGATCGGTCCGCTCGCGACGGTGCTGCAGCCCGAGGAACACGAGGACCGGCCGTCGTCGTGTGGCAAGGCCGTGTTCTTCGTCGAGACGCGGGTCGTGGACCCGGACGGCAACGACGTTCCGGACGGCACGCCCGGTGAGGTGCTCTACCGTTCACCCCAGCTGTGCCTGGGGTACTGGGACAATCCCGACGCCACCGCGGAGGCGTTCCGCGACGGGTGGTTCCACTCGGGTGATCTGGTGACGCGGGACCCGGAGGGGTACATCACCGTCGTCGACCGCATCAAGGACGTCATCAACACCGGCGGCATCCTGGTGGCGTCGCGCGAGGTCGAGGACGCGGTCTACACGCATCCGGACGTGGCCGAGGTCGCGGTCATCGGGACGCCGGACGACAAGTGGATCGAGGCGATCACCGCCGTGGTGGTGCTGCGGGAGGACGCGGCCGGCGTGACACCGGACGGGTTGATCGCCCACGTCAAGGAGCGCATCGCGCCGTTCAAGGTGCCCAAGCAGGTGGTGTTCGTGGACGAACTGCCCCGCAACCAGAGCGGGAAACTGCTCAAACGGGAACTGCGGGCAACGCTCTGA